The Pimelobacter simplex genomic sequence GCTCCCCCTGCTCTCCATCTGGGAGGGCTCCGGCAATGTCGCCGCCCTCGACGCCCTGCGCGCCATCGGCCGCGAGCCCGAGTCCCTCGACGCCTTCTTCGGCGAAGCCGAGCTCGCCCTCGGCACCGACGCCCGCTACGACGACGCGGTCACCTCGCTCAAGAAGGAGCTCACCCAGTTCGACGACATCGAGCTGCGCGCCCGCCGCCTGGTCGAGCAGATCGCCGTCGTCTTCCAGGCCGGCCTCCTCATCCGCCACGCCCCGACCGCCGTCGCCGACGCGTTCTGCGCGACCCGCCTGGCCCGCGACTGGGGCAGCGCCTTCGGCACGATGCCGGCCGGCCTCGACCTCGCCCCGATCCTGGAGCGCACCGAGCCCGGCTTCTGACCCGATTTCTCCGGTCGCGCCCGTAAGAATCGGCCCGCTGCGGTGTCTCCTGTCCCGGAGGGTGGCCGGCCCGAGTTGCGCTCTCCCGCGCTCGATCGCCGGCTGCCGCAGGTCCGGGCGGTGTCCCCTAAATTCCGGTCCGGACCGCTCCGCGCGGGGGCCGCGCCCGTACCTCCCCGTACGCAGCGCGCCCCCGCACCTCAGGCCGTGCGGGGAGCCGGGCCGGGCGGGAGCGCGGTCAGCCACTGGGTGAGGGCCTCGACCTCCGCCGCGATCCCGTCGTAGCGCGCGACACCGGACGAGACCTCGATCCGGGCGACGCCGGCGAGCGGCCCCGCGATCTCGATCCGGACGAGGCGGTGCGCGACGTAGCTCATCGTGCAGCCGGTGATCGTCTCGTCGAAGGTCGAGCCCCAGGGGTGGCCGTTGCCCTGCGCGCTGCACCAGGCCTCGCGCAGCAGGCGCACCGAGGCGTAGGTGTCTCGGGGGTCCGTGCCCGACTGCGTGTTGAGCTCGACCCGGAGCGTCAGCGGTCGACCGCGGTGGCGGCCGGCCAGGGTGCAGGCGGCCGTCTCCTTGGCGACCTGGGGAACGGTCTCGTGCTCGGTCTCGGTGAGCCGCCACCGCGCCACGAGACCCGCGGGGAGCGTGGTGCACAGGTTGTCCGGCAGGGCGGCCGGTCCATGGGCCGGCGCCGGTTCGGGCAGCTCGGCCGGCGCGCTCCGGACGCCGCCCGAGCAACCGGTCGTCGCGAGCAGGACGAGCCCCACCGCGAGCGAGCGCACGGCCCGCATCAGGCCGCCGGTACGTCGAGCGCCGCCAGCGCCATCGACGCCAGCAGGTCCCGCAGCGCCCCGTCGGGGATCGCGTGGCCGGCCCGGGGCGTGGAGTTGAGCAGCCCGAAGGCGGCCTGGGCGGCGGCGTGGGCGCTGGCCCGGTCGAGGTCGGGGCGCAGCGTGCGGAGCTGGTCGGCCCAGAGGGTGATGTAGGAGCGCTGGAGGCGGCGTACCTGCTCGCGGGCGTCGGCGGGGAGGGACTCCCAGTCCCGGTCCTGGACGACGATCAGCGGCCGGTGCGACAGGGCGAACTCCACGTGCCAGTCGACGAGCCCGCGCAGGGCCGCGGCCGGGTCGCCGGCGCCGGCCCGCACGCGCTCCTGGCCGACGGAGAGCAGGTGCTCGCTGATCGAGGTCAGCATCTCGGCGAGCATCGCCTGCTTGGACGAGAAGTGCTTGTAGAGCGCCGGGCCGGAGATGCCGCAGGCGGCGCCGAGGTCGGCGACCGAGACGCCGTGGAACCCGCGGGCGGCGAACATCTCGGCCGCGGTGGCCAGGATCTGCTCCCGGCGGCTGGTCTCGGTCACCCCCGAAGGTTAGGGCACGGCCGGGGTGGCGTCCGCGGGATCACCCGGTGCAGGCGGACGTGAGGTAGTCGTCGATCGAGCTGGTGCCGACCTGCTCCTTCTTGGCGGCCTTGGCGAGCTGGTCGACGGTCTTGCTCTGCCGGACCAGGCGGT encodes the following:
- a CDS encoding TetR/AcrR family transcriptional regulator, which translates into the protein MTETSRREQILATAAEMFAARGFHGVSVADLGAACGISGPALYKHFSSKQAMLAEMLTSISEHLLSVGQERVRAGAGDPAAALRGLVDWHVEFALSHRPLIVVQDRDWESLPADAREQVRRLQRSYITLWADQLRTLRPDLDRASAHAAAQAAFGLLNSTPRAGHAIPDGALRDLLASMALAALDVPAA